A single region of the Thermococcus paralvinellae genome encodes:
- a CDS encoding daunorubicin resistance protein DrrA family ABC transporter ATP-binding protein has translation MYAIDVSELRKSYPKKIPLPFRKVEWIEAVKGISFKVKKGELFGLLGPNGAGKTTTIKMLTTLLEPSGGTAKILGYDIRKDAREIRKRINLVAEGERTLYWRLSAYENLKYFARIYYVPKSEEKERIESLLKLVGLWERKDDLVMNYSRGMKQRLAIAKALINDPEVLFLDEPTLGLDVQSAIFVREFIRKLVDEQKKTVLLTTHYMVEAEELCDRIAIIDHGKIIALDTPEGLKRLVKGEDVVEIKVRDFSVQKLENFPWKLAVIKEDAERGITTLRGQITEEDLPKVVELLVKNGARILSVEQKEPTLEDVFIKLTGRALRD, from the coding sequence ATGTATGCAATTGACGTCAGTGAACTCAGAAAAAGTTATCCCAAGAAAATCCCCTTGCCTTTCAGGAAAGTTGAGTGGATTGAGGCTGTTAAAGGAATAAGCTTCAAGGTCAAGAAGGGAGAGCTTTTCGGACTTTTAGGACCTAACGGCGCTGGAAAAACCACCACGATTAAAATGCTCACAACCCTCCTTGAGCCAAGCGGAGGAACAGCAAAAATTCTCGGATATGATATTAGAAAAGATGCAAGAGAGATCAGGAAAAGAATTAACTTGGTTGCTGAAGGGGAGAGAACTCTCTACTGGCGCTTATCAGCATATGAAAACTTGAAGTATTTTGCGAGGATTTATTATGTTCCCAAGAGTGAGGAAAAAGAGAGAATTGAAAGTCTTTTGAAGCTCGTTGGACTGTGGGAGAGGAAAGATGATTTGGTAATGAACTACTCTCGAGGAATGAAACAAAGGCTAGCTATAGCAAAAGCTCTAATAAATGACCCCGAAGTTCTCTTTCTTGATGAACCTACTTTGGGACTTGATGTCCAAAGTGCAATCTTTGTGCGGGAATTCATAAGAAAGCTTGTTGATGAGCAGAAAAAGACTGTTCTTTTGACAACCCATTATATGGTTGAGGCTGAAGAGCTCTGTGATAGAATTGCGATAATTGATCATGGGAAAATAATTGCCCTTGACACTCCAGAAGGCTTGAAAAGGCTTGTAAAAGGAGAGGATGTTGTTGAAATAAAGGTTAGAGACTTTTCAGTTCAAAAGCTGGAAAACTTTCCTTGGAAGCTTGCCGTCATAAAGGAAGATGCCGAGAGAGGAATAACAACACTTAGAGGCCAGATTACCGAAGAAGATTTGCCAAAAGTTGTTGAGCTTTTAGTAAAGAACGGCGCTAGGATCTTAAGCGTTGAACAAAAAGAGCCAACTCTTGAGGATGTTTTCATAAAACTTACAGGTAGGGCGTTGAGGGATTGA
- the tfe gene encoding transcription factor E produces MPRRKNKELIELAMDIGGEEAVEIIKALEKKGEATDEELAEMTGIRVNTVRKILYALYDHQLAEFRRTRDKETGWYYYYWHLETKRLPEIIRTRKMQELKKLKQMLEEETSEIYYHCGTPGHPKLTFDEALEYEFQCPICGKMLQQYDNTKIVEELKKRIAQLEKELGIKK; encoded by the coding sequence ATGCCAAGACGGAAAAACAAGGAGCTCATAGAACTTGCAATGGACATTGGAGGGGAAGAAGCCGTTGAGATAATTAAGGCTCTTGAGAAAAAAGGTGAAGCCACAGATGAAGAACTCGCTGAAATGACAGGCATAAGGGTAAATACAGTTCGCAAAATCCTCTATGCCCTTTATGATCATCAGCTTGCAGAGTTTAGGAGGACAAGGGACAAAGAGACCGGTTGGTACTACTATTATTGGCATCTAGAAACTAAGAGACTACCTGAAATAATAAGGACAAGAAAAATGCAAGAGCTCAAAAAACTCAAGCAGATGCTTGAAGAGGAAACAAGCGAGATTTATTATCACTGCGGTACCCCTGGGCATCCAAAGCTGACTTTTGATGAGGCTCTAGAATATGAATTTCAATGTCCAATATGTGGCAAAATGCTCCAACAGTACGACAATACCAAAATTGTAGAAGAACTTAAAAAGCGAATTGCACAGCTTGAGAAGGAGTTAGGAATTAAGAAATAG